In the genome of Xanthomonas translucens pv. cerealis, one region contains:
- a CDS encoding DUF2894 domain-containing protein, translated as MRAEATPVSEVLDAWRQRQAERLDPLRLRFIEALARRADAHQGQARRLLEQKLSALLAAYAADLARMPAATTADADADADAAPNATESASARSPLGDLLQRFASGAMHDAHAAANAMPPQSAQQLPALDDARRLWTELRSRSQLRQSLQQAPSDAGPLNSGVLVHRALALMRTLSPGYLQQFLAYVDALSWLQQLHDAGALATPHKPEAAIGKKPTRGKPRKRS; from the coding sequence ATGCGCGCTGAGGCGACACCCGTCAGCGAAGTGCTCGACGCCTGGCGGCAGCGGCAGGCCGAGCGCCTGGATCCGCTGCGTTTGCGCTTCATCGAAGCGCTGGCGCGACGCGCCGACGCGCATCAGGGCCAAGCGCGGCGCCTGCTGGAGCAGAAGTTGTCCGCGTTGCTCGCTGCCTATGCCGCGGACCTGGCCAGGATGCCGGCCGCGACCACCGCCGATGCCGATGCCGATGCCGATGCCGCGCCGAACGCGACCGAGAGCGCGAGCGCGCGCAGCCCGCTAGGCGACCTGCTGCAGCGGTTCGCCAGCGGCGCCATGCATGACGCGCACGCCGCCGCAAACGCCATGCCGCCGCAGTCTGCGCAGCAACTGCCCGCACTCGATGATGCACGCAGACTGTGGACCGAGCTGCGCAGCCGCAGCCAGCTGCGGCAATCGCTGCAGCAGGCCCCTTCCGATGCCGGCCCGCTGAATTCCGGCGTACTGGTGCACCGCGCGCTGGCGCTGATGCGCACCCTGTCGCCGGGCTACCTGCAGCAGTTCCTGGCCTACGTCGATGCGCTGTCGTGGCTGCAGCAACTGCACGACGCCGGCGCACTGGCGACGCCGCACAAGCCCGAGGCCGCCATCGGCAAGAAGCCGACGCGCGGCAAGCCGCGCAAGCGCAGTTGA
- a CDS encoding OmpA family protein, which translates to MSDELELDAESGAPIWAVFGDLMSVLLGAFVLILIGVIGVQLQLSHTLDEEVRQRQAEARQRKTLEQALAAPLAAGRVTLVDGRIGIRGSVLFALNSDQLQPAGRELLNSLAAPLAGYLKARGEILMVSGFTDDRQVRDSNRQFADNWELSAQRALTVTRALIEEGVPADAVFAAAFGAQQPVSPNSDEAGRASNRRVEMAPLPKLSTSAAMPHAR; encoded by the coding sequence ATGAGCGACGAGCTCGAACTCGACGCCGAATCAGGCGCGCCGATCTGGGCGGTGTTCGGCGATCTGATGTCGGTGCTGCTCGGCGCCTTCGTGCTGATCCTGATCGGTGTGATCGGCGTGCAGCTGCAGCTGTCGCACACGCTGGACGAGGAAGTGCGGCAGCGGCAGGCCGAGGCGCGGCAACGCAAGACCCTGGAACAGGCGCTGGCCGCGCCGCTGGCGGCAGGCCGGGTGACCCTGGTCGATGGCCGCATCGGCATCCGCGGCAGCGTGCTGTTCGCGCTCAATTCCGACCAGCTACAGCCCGCGGGGCGCGAGCTGCTGAACAGCCTGGCCGCGCCGCTGGCCGGGTATCTGAAGGCGCGCGGCGAGATCCTGATGGTGAGCGGCTTCACCGACGACCGCCAGGTGCGCGACAGCAACCGCCAGTTCGCCGACAACTGGGAACTGTCGGCGCAGCGCGCGCTGACCGTGACCCGCGCGCTGATCGAGGAAGGCGTGCCGGCCGACGCGGTGTTCGCCGCCGCGTTCGGTGCGCAGCAACCGGTCAGCCCGAACAGCGACGAGGCCGGACGCGCCAGCAACCGGCGCGTGGAGATGGCGCCGCTGCCGAAGCTGTCCACATCTGCCGCGATGCCGCATGCGCGCTGA
- a CDS encoding DUF802 domain-containing protein: MFKNLFNSVVFLAGLAAVCWIGVGYLGSNPLGASFALLIGACYVAGALELYRYRQATATLAHGVEDASAAQSDLSGWLQRLDPSLRNAVRLRIEGERVALPAPGLTPYLVGLLVLLGMLGTFLGMMATLRGTGLALESATDLHAIRDSLAAPVKGLGFAFGTSIAGVASSAMLGLLAALCRRERLQAVQGLDLAIATTLHAHSQAFQRTEAFKLLQRQTELMPALIDRLQAMAAGIEQQGAASGERLASNQDAFHARTEAAYTRLAGAVEQSLQAGVAENARALGAALQPVVQATLDGLARETQTLHENVGQAVQRQLDGLSSGFERAAARAAQTWDAALASQRDTSQALLQDLHSALQGFGDSFAMRSNGVLDAVSARLDATADGAKQAWNDALSRQQEINAQLVARNAQALDAISVRLDATADGAKQAWNHALSRQEEINAQLAARNAQALDAISVRLDATADGTRQAWSDALSRQEDVNAALAERNAQALSAAAATLEQRAAALVAAMQHSHAQLQDALQTRDQARLATWTETFAAMVAALNAQWAQNGERDAQRQQEICATLERTATAIAAQTQAHASETIAEISRLVQTASEAPKAAADVVAELRQKLSESMVRDTAMLEERSRLLDTLHTLLEAVNHASTEQRTAVDALVTTSADLLDRVGTRFTDHIEAETGKLESVAAQVAVGATEVASLGDAFGGAVEAFGHSNTALLERLQGIEQALDKSLARSDEQLAYYVAQAREVIDLSLLSQKQIIEELRQLPAGPAHDGAAAA, translated from the coding sequence ATGTTCAAGAACCTGTTCAATTCCGTCGTGTTCCTGGCCGGCCTCGCCGCCGTGTGCTGGATCGGCGTGGGCTACCTCGGCAGCAATCCGCTGGGCGCCAGCTTCGCGCTGCTGATCGGCGCGTGCTACGTGGCCGGCGCGCTGGAGCTGTACCGCTACCGGCAGGCCACCGCCACGCTGGCGCATGGCGTGGAGGACGCAAGCGCGGCGCAGTCCGACCTGAGCGGCTGGCTGCAGCGCCTCGACCCCAGTCTGCGCAACGCGGTGCGGCTGCGCATCGAGGGCGAGCGCGTCGCCCTGCCCGCACCGGGATTGACCCCGTACCTGGTCGGCCTGCTGGTACTGCTGGGCATGCTCGGCACCTTCCTGGGCATGATGGCGACGCTGCGCGGCACCGGCCTGGCGCTGGAAAGCGCCACCGACCTGCACGCCATCCGCGACTCGCTGGCCGCACCGGTCAAGGGCCTGGGCTTCGCATTCGGCACCTCGATCGCCGGCGTGGCCAGTTCGGCGATGCTCGGCCTGCTCGCCGCGCTGTGCCGGCGCGAGCGGCTGCAGGCGGTACAAGGGCTCGATCTGGCCATCGCGACCACGCTGCACGCCCATTCGCAGGCGTTCCAGCGCACCGAAGCGTTCAAGCTGCTGCAGCGGCAGACCGAATTGATGCCGGCGCTGATCGATCGGCTGCAGGCAATGGCGGCGGGCATCGAGCAACAGGGCGCGGCCAGCGGCGAACGCCTGGCGAGCAACCAGGACGCCTTCCACGCCAGGACCGAGGCCGCCTACACGCGCCTGGCCGGCGCGGTGGAGCAATCGCTGCAGGCCGGCGTCGCCGAAAACGCGCGCGCGCTCGGCGCCGCGTTGCAGCCGGTGGTGCAAGCCACGCTGGACGGCCTGGCGCGCGAAACCCAAACGCTGCACGAGAATGTCGGCCAGGCCGTGCAGCGCCAGCTCGATGGCCTGAGCAGCGGCTTCGAGCGCGCCGCCGCGCGCGCCGCACAGACGTGGGATGCCGCGCTGGCCAGCCAGCGCGACACCAGCCAGGCGCTGCTCCAGGATCTGCACAGTGCGCTGCAAGGCTTCGGCGACAGCTTCGCGATGCGCTCCAACGGCGTGCTGGATGCCGTATCGGCACGCCTGGACGCCACCGCGGATGGTGCGAAGCAGGCCTGGAACGATGCGCTGTCGCGCCAGCAAGAGATCAACGCGCAACTGGTGGCACGCAACGCGCAGGCGCTGGATGCGATCTCGGTGCGCCTGGACGCCACTGCGGACGGCGCCAAGCAGGCCTGGAACCATGCGCTGTCGCGCCAGGAGGAGATCAACGCGCAGTTGGCAGCGCGCAACGCGCAGGCGCTGGACGCGATCTCGGTGCGCCTGGATGCCACCGCGGACGGCACCAGGCAGGCCTGGAGCGATGCACTGTCGCGCCAGGAAGACGTCAACGCCGCGTTGGCAGAGCGCAACGCGCAGGCGCTGAGCGCGGCCGCCGCGACGCTGGAACAACGCGCCGCAGCGCTGGTCGCGGCCATGCAGCACTCGCATGCGCAGTTGCAGGACGCGCTGCAAACGCGCGACCAGGCGCGCCTGGCTACGTGGACGGAGACGTTCGCCGCGATGGTCGCCGCCTTGAACGCGCAGTGGGCGCAAAACGGCGAACGCGACGCGCAGCGCCAGCAGGAGATCTGCGCCACGCTCGAACGCACCGCCACCGCGATCGCAGCGCAGACCCAGGCGCATGCCAGCGAGACCATCGCCGAGATCTCGCGCCTGGTGCAGACCGCCTCGGAAGCGCCCAAGGCCGCCGCCGACGTCGTCGCCGAGCTGCGCCAGAAACTCTCCGAAAGCATGGTCCGCGACACCGCCATGCTGGAAGAGCGCAGCCGCCTGCTCGACACGCTGCACACCTTGCTCGAGGCGGTGAACCACGCCTCCACCGAGCAACGCACCGCGGTGGACGCCCTGGTCACCACCTCGGCGGACCTGCTCGATCGCGTCGGCACCCGCTTCACCGACCATATCGAAGCCGAGACCGGCAAGCTCGAATCGGTCGCCGCGCAAGTTGCGGTCGGCGCCACCGAAGTGGCGAGTCTGGGCGATGCGTTCGGTGGCGCGGTGGAGGCGTTCGGCCACTCCAACACGGCGCTGCTGGAACGTCTGCAGGGCATCGAGCAGGCGCTGGACAAGTCGCTCGCGCGCAGCGACGAGCAGCTGGCCTACTACGTCGCCCAGGCCAGGGAAGTCATCGACCTGAGCCTGTTGTCGCAGAAGCAGATCATCGAGGAACTGCGCCAGCTGCCGGCCGGGCCGGCGCATGACGGAGCCGCAGCGGCATGA
- a CDS encoding DUF3348 domain-containing protein: protein MAKALPRPPVPGPAFIRLLARLTDADIPPSSPALADRLGQWIDWTRAVAVSRALDSRLPTIDEDAPFESASETECARVRGALEQSIANDTGPDAGRLAAKPGHGTDPNAPLDYAPFRQRYLSLQRAMLTASGRLRGQLRDTLARSSADMARLAEVDAVMELTLSPREQTLLAAVPALLGQHFERLREAAQPVPDAALTAHTAPSVGAWLDVFRQDMQHVLRAELDIRFHPIEGLLAALRSR from the coding sequence CGCCTCCTCGCACGTCTCACCGACGCCGACATACCGCCATCCAGCCCTGCGCTGGCCGACCGGCTCGGCCAATGGATCGACTGGACGCGCGCCGTGGCCGTGTCCAGGGCGCTGGACAGCAGGCTGCCCACGATCGACGAGGACGCGCCGTTCGAGAGCGCCAGCGAGACCGAATGCGCGCGTGTGCGCGGCGCACTGGAGCAGTCCATCGCCAACGACACCGGCCCGGATGCCGGACGCCTCGCTGCCAAACCTGGCCACGGCACCGACCCGAACGCCCCGCTCGACTATGCGCCGTTCCGCCAGCGCTACCTGTCGCTGCAGCGCGCGATGCTGACCGCCAGCGGCCGCCTGCGCGGCCAGCTGCGCGACACGCTGGCGCGCTCCTCGGCCGACATGGCGCGGCTGGCGGAGGTGGACGCGGTCATGGAACTGACCCTGAGCCCACGCGAACAGACCCTGCTGGCGGCCGTGCCGGCGCTGCTGGGACAGCATTTCGAACGCCTGCGCGAGGCCGCGCAGCCGGTGCCGGACGCCGCGCTAACGGCGCACACCGCGCCGAGCGTCGGCGCCTGGCTGGACGTGTTCCGCCAGGACATGCAGCACGTGCTGCGCGCCGAACTGGATATCCGTTTTCACCCCATCGAAGGGCTGCTCGCAGCGCTTCGCAGCCGCTGA